A single region of the Eleginops maclovinus isolate JMC-PN-2008 ecotype Puerto Natales chromosome 16, JC_Emac_rtc_rv5, whole genome shotgun sequence genome encodes:
- the LOC134878206 gene encoding myosin-9-like isoform X2, whose protein sequence is MSAADKFLYVDRNPVNNPLAQADWATKKLVWVPSERLGFECGSVKEERGDECVVELADSGKKIRVNKDDIQKMNPPKFSKVEDMAELTCLNEASVLHNLKERYYSGLIYTYSGLFCVVINPYKNLPIYSEEIVDMYKGKKRHEMPPHIYAITDTSYRSMMQDREDQSILCTGESGAGKTENTKKVIQYLAHVASSHKTKKDQGELEKQLLQANPILEAFGNAKTVKNDNSSRFGKFIRINFDVNGYIVGANIETYLLEKSRAIRQAKDERTFHIFYYLLTGAGDKLRSELLLENYNNYRFLSNGNVTIPGQQDKDLFTETLEAFKIMSIPEDEQIGLLKVVASVLQLGNMSFKKERHTDQASMPDNTAAQKVSHLMGMNVTDFTRAILSPRIKVGRDYVQKAQTQEQAEFAVEALAKATYERMFRWLVMRINKALDKTKRQGASFIGILDIAGFEIFELNSFEQLCINYTNEKLQQLFNHTMFILEQEEYQREGIEWSFIDFGLDLQPCIDLIEKPASPPGILALLDEECWFPKATDKSFVEKVLQEQGTHPKFFKPKKLKDEADFCVIHYAGKVDYKADEWLMKNMDPLNDNVASLLNQSTDKFVSELWKDVDRIVGLDKVSMADMPGAFKTRKGMFRTVGQLYKEQLSKLMATLRNTNPNFVRCIIPNHEKKAGKLDPHLVLDQLRCNGVLEGIRICRQGFPNRIVFQEFRQRYEILTPNSIPKGFMDGKQACVLMIKSLELDPNLYRIGQSKVFFRAGVLAHLEEERDMKITDIIISFQAWCRGYVARKAFAKRQQQLTAMKVIQRNCAAYLKLRNWQWWRLFTKVKPLLQVSRQEEEMQAKDDELSKVKEKHLYAETQLREMEEKQHQLSAEKMALQEQLQAETELCAEAEEMRARLAARKQELEEILHDLEARVEEEEERAAQLSGERKKMQQNIGDLEQQLDEEEAARQKLQLEKVTLEAKMKKVEEDVMVLDDQNSKLNKEKKLLEERISEFTTNLTEEEEKSKSLQKLKTKHEAMITDLEDRLRREEKQRQELEKNRRKLDGDFNEIHDQIAELQAQIAELRAQLAKKEEELQAALARIEEEAAQKNLAQKKIREMEAQLSELQEDLELERQARTKAEKHRRDLGEELEALKTELEDTLDSTAAQQELRTKRETEVAHLKKTLDDEAKIHEQQLGEMRQKHSQAFDELNEQLEQAKRNKVSMEKAKQALESERNELAIEAQTLMQGKGDSEHRRKKAESLVQELQLKFSESERQRLEQAEKLAKSQAELESVSAVLCDVEGKSVKATKDCSAVESQLQDIQELLQEETRQKLSNSTRLRQLEDEQNNLREQLEEEEEAKKNVEKQLMTVQAQLLEMKKKVEQDAGSLETAEEAKKRYQRDLEASNQRLEEKCAAFEKLDKTKTRVQQELDDLLVDQDHLRQIVSNLEKKQKKFDQMLAEEKNISARYAEERDKAEAEAREKETRALALTRELDSLMDLKEETDRNNKLLRAEMEDLVSSTDDVGKSVHELEKAKRAMEQQLEEMKTQLEELEDELQGTEDAKLRLEVNMQAMKAQYERDLSGRDEMGEEKKRALVKQVREMEMELEDERKQRSAAVASRKKLELDLKELEVGIDMANKNRDEALKQLKKLQAQMKDLIRELEDTRMSREEILAQSKETEKKLKGMEAEMLQMQEELAAAERVKRQAQQERDELQDEINSQATKNAQVVEERRRLEARIAQLEEELEEEQCNTELTNDRLKKAMLQSDQMNVELAGERSTCQRVEGARCQLERQNKELKLKLQELEGTVKSKYKANMAALEAKLAQLEEQLDMETRERQGATKLVRRTEKKLKEVILQVDDERRNTEQYKDQVDKLNSRMKQLKRQLEEAEEEAQRANANRRKLQRELEDATESADSMTREVSTLKNKLRRGDLPFTVRRTVPRTGIESDEESETKSETPESPKP, encoded by the exons ATGTCGGCCGCAGACAAGTTCCTGTACGTGGACCGCAACCCGGTCAACAACCCGCTGGCACAGGCCGACTGGGCCACCAAGAAGCTGGTATGGGTTCCCTCGGAGCGCCTGGGCTTCGAGTGCGGCTCCGTGAAGGAGGAGCGCGGCGACGAGTGCGTGGTGGAGCTGGCCGACTCTGGGAAGAAGATCCGCGTCAACAAGGACGACATCCAGAAGATGAACCCGCCCAAGTTCAGCAAGGTGGAGGACATGGCCGAGCTCACCTGCCTGAACGAGGCGTCGGTGCTGCACAACCTGAAGGAGAGATACTACTCGGGTCTCATATAC ACATACTCCGGCCTCTTCTGTGTCGTGATTAACCCGTACAAGAACCTGCCCATCTACTCGGAGGAGATCGTCGACATGTACAAGGGCAAGAAGAGGCACGAAATGCCGCCTCACATCTATGCCATCACTGACACGTCTTACAGAAGCATGATGCAGG ATCGTGAGGACCAGTCCATTCTTTGCAC AGGAGAATCCGGTGCCGGTAAGACGGAGAACACCAAGAAGGTGATCCAGTATCTGGCTCACGTTGCCTCCTCTCACAAGACCAAGAAAGATCAG GGGGAGCtggagaagcagctgctgcaggctaACCCCATCCTGGAAGCCTTCGGAAACGCCAAGACCGTCAAAAACGACAACTCTTCCCGATTC GGAAAATTCATCAGGATCAACTTTGATGTCAACGGTTACATCGTTGGGGCCAATATTGAAACTT ACCTGTTGGAGAAATCCCGTGCCATTCGCCAGGCCAAAGACGAGAGGACCTTCCATATCTTCTACTACCTCCTCACGGGGGCAGGGGACAAACTGCGAA GTGAGCTCCTCCTGGAGAACTACAACAACTACCGCTTCCTCTCCAACGGGAACGTGACAATTCCCGGGCAGCAGGACAAGGACCTGTTCACAGAGACTCTGGAGGCCTTCAAGATCATGAGCATCCCCGAGGATGAGCAGATTG gcTTGTTGAAGGTGGTGgcctctgtgctgcagctcgGAAACATGAGCTTCAAGAAGGAGCGCCACACGGACCAGGCCTCCATGCCAGACAACACCG CTGCCCAGAAAGTGAGCCACCTGATGGGCATGAACGTCACAGACTTCACCCGGGCCATCCTGTCCCCCAGGATCAAGGTGGGCCGAGACTACGTGCAGAAAGCTCAGACTCAGGAGCAGGCGGAGTTCGCCGTGGAGGCTTTAGCCAAGGCCACGTACGAGAGGATGTTCCGCTGGCTCGTCATGAGGATCAACAAAGCTCTGGACAAAACCAAGAGGCAGGGAGCCTCCTTCATCGGCATCCTGGACATCGCCGGGTTTGAGATCTTTGAG CTGAACTCCTTCGAGCAGCTGTGCATCAACTACACCAAcgagaagctgcagcagctcttcaaccaCACCATGTTCAtcctggagcaggaggagtaccAGAGGGAGGGCATCGAGTGGAGCTTCATCGACTTCGGCCTCGACCTGCAGCCCTGCATCGACCTCATCGAGAAACCC GCCAGCCCCCCCGGTATCCTCGCCCTGCTGGATGAGGAGTGCTGGTTTCCCAAAGCCACCGACAAGAGCTTTGTGGAGAAGGTCCTCCAGGAGCAGGGCACTCACCCCAAGTTCTTCAAGCCGAAGAAACTGAAGGACGAAGCCGACTTCTGCGTCATCCATTACGCCGGCAAG GTGGACTACAAGGCCGACGAGTGGCTGATGAAGAACATGGACCCTCTGAACGACAACGTGGCTTCACTGCTCAACCAGTCCACCGACAAGTTTGTGTCTGAGCTCTGGAAGGACG TGGACCGCATCGTGGGTCTGGATAAAGTCTCCATGGCCGACATGCCCGGTGCCTTCAAGACCCGTAAAGGCATGTTCCGCACCGTGGGCCAGCTGTACAAAGAGCAGCTGTCCAAACTCATGGCCACCCTGAGGAACACCAACCCCAACTTTGTCCGCTGCATCATCCCCAACCACGAGAAGAAG GCCGGTAAACTGGACCCCCATCTGGTTCTGGACCAGCTGAGGTGCAACGGTGTGCTGGAGGGGATCCGTATCTGCAGACAGGGCTTCCCCAACCGCATCGTCTTCCAGGAGTTCAGACAGAg gtaTGAAATCCTCACCCCCAACTCCATCCCTAAGGGCTTCATGGATGGAAAGCAGGCCTGTGTGCTCATG ATCAAAAGCCTGGAGCTGGACCCCAACCTGTACCGGATCGGGCAGAGCAAAGTGTTCTTCAGAGCCGGAGTCCTGGCTCACCTGGAGGAGGAGCGAGACATGAAGATCACCGACATCATCATCAGCTTCCAGGCCTGGTGCCGAGGATACGTGGCCCGCAA GGCTTTTGCCaagaggcagcagcagctgacGGCCATGAAGGTGATCCAGAGGAACTGCGCCGCGTATCTGAAGCTCAGGAACTGGCAGTGGTGGAGACTCTTCACCAAG GTGAAGCCTCTGCTGCAGGTGAGCcggcaggaggaggagatgcaGGCCAAGGACGACGAGCTGTCGAAGGTGAAGGAGAAGCATCTGTACGCTGAGACGCAGCTCCGTGAGATGGAGGAGAAACAGCACCAG CTGAGTGCGGAGAAGATGGctctgcaggagcagctgcaggcgGAGACGGAGCTCTGCGCCGAGGCCGAGGAGATGAGAGCCCGTCTGGCGGCCAGgaagcaggagctggaggagatccTGCATGACCTGGAGGCccgggtggaggaggaggaggagcgcgCCGCCCAGCTGTCTGGCGAGAGGAAGAAGATGCAGCAAAACATCGGG GActtggagcagcagctggacgaGGAGGAAGCAGCCAGGCAGAAGCTCCAGCTGGAGAAGGTCACTCTGGAGGCCAAGATgaagaaggtggaggaggacgTGATGGTGCTGGACGACCAGAACAGCAAGTTAAACAAG GAGAagaagctgctggaggagaggatCTCTGAGTTCACCACCAAcctgacggaggaggaggagaaatcCAAGAGTCTGCAGAAACTCAAGACCAAACACGAGGCCATGATCACAGACCTGGAGG ACCGCCTGCGCAGGGAGGAGAAGCAGCGCCAGGAGCTTGAGAAGAACCGACGCAAGCTGGACGGCGACTTCAACGAGATCCACGACCAGATCGccgagctgcaggctcagatcGCCGAGCTCCGCGCTCAACTCGccaagaaggaggaggagctaCAGGCTGCTTTGGCCAG GATCGAGGAGGAGGCGGCTCAGAAGAACCTTGCCCAGAAGAAGATCCGAGAGATGGAGGCTCAGCTGTCGGAGCTGCAGGAGGATCTGGAGCTGGAGAGGCAGGCTCGCACCAAGGCGGAGAAACACCGCCGAGACCTGGGGGAGGAGCTGGAGGCCCTGAAGACGGAGCTGGAGGACACGCTGGACTCCACCGCTGCCCAGCAGGAACTCAG GACTAAGCGTGAGACCGAGGTGGCTCATCTGAAGAAGACTCTGGACGACGAGGCCAAAATTCACGAGCAGCAGCTGGGGGAGATGAGGCAGAAGCACAGCCAGGCCTTCGACGAGCTCAACgagcagctggagcaggccAAGAGG AACAAAGTGTCCATGGAAAAGGCGAAGCAGGCTCTGGAGTCGGAAAGGAACGAGCTGGCCATCGAGGCCCAGACGCTGATGCAGGGGAAGGGAGACTCCGAGCACCGCAGGAAGAAGGCAGAGAGTCTGGtgcaggagctgcagctcaAGTTCTCCGAGAGCGAGCGCCAGAGGCTGGAGCAGGCCGAGAAGTTGGCCAAATCCCAG GCTGAACTGGAGAGCGTGAGCGCTGTGCTGTGTGATGTGGAGGGAAAATCCGTCAAGGCCACTAAAGACTGCTCTGCTGTGGAGTCCCAGCTGCAGGACATTCag GAGCTGCTCCAGGAGGAGACCCGTCAGAAGCTGTCCAACAGCACCCGTCTGCGTCAGCTGGAGGACGAGCAGAACAACCTGagggagcagctggaggaggaggaggaggccaaGAAGAACGTGGAGAAGCAGCTGATGACCGTCCAGGCTCag ctcctggagatgaagaagaaggtGGAGCAGGACGCAGGGTCTCTGGAGACGGCCGAGGAGGCGAAGAAGAGATACCAGCGAGACCTGGAGGCTTCCAACCAGCGCCTGGAGGAGAAATGTGCCGCCTTCGAGAAGCTGGACAAAACCAAGACGCGTGTGCAGCAGGAGCTGGACGACTTGCTGGTGGACCAGGACCACCTCCGCCAGATCGTCTCCAACCtggagaagaagcagaagaagttTGACCAG ATGCTGGCTGAGGAGAAGAACATCTCGGCCCGTTATGCAGAGGAGCGAGACAAAGCTGAGGCCGAGGCCCGAGAGAAGGAGACCCGGGCTCTGGCTCTGACCCGCGAGCTGGACTCTCTGATGGACCTCAAGGAGGAAACGGACCGCAACAACAAGCTGCTGCGCGCCGAGATGGAGGACCTGGTCTCCTCCACGGACGACGTCGGCAAGAGC GTGCACGAGCTGGAGAAGGCCAAGCGTGCgatggagcagcagctggaggagatgaagacgcagctggaggagctggaggacgaGCTGCAGGGGACCGAGGACGCCAAGCTGCGTCTGGAGGTTAACATGCAGGCCATGAAGGCTCAGTACGAGAGGGACCTGTCCGGGAGAGACGAGAtgggggaggagaagaagagagcgCTGGTCAAACAG GTGcgggagatggagatggagctGGAGGACGAGAGGAAGCAGCGCTCTGCAGCCGTGGCCTCCAGGAAGAAGCTGGAGCTGGACCTGAAGGAGCTGGAGGTCGGCATCGACATGGCTAACAAGAACAGGGACGAGGCCCTGAAGCAGCTGAAGAAACTCCAG GCCCAGATGAAGGACCTGATCCGAGAGCTGGAGGACACTCGCATGTCCCGAGAGGAGATCCTGGCTCAGAGCAAGGAGACGGAGAAGAAGCTGAAGGGCATGGAGGCGGAGATGCTGCAGATGCAGGAG GAGCTGGCAGCTGCAGAGCGAGTGAAGAGGCAGGCGCAGCAGGAGAGAGACGAGCTGCAGGATGAGATCAACAGCCAGGCCACCAAGAA tgctcaggtggtggaggagaggcGGCGTCTGGAGGCTCGTATCgctcagctggaggaggagttGGAGGAGGAGCAGTGCAACACGGAGCTGACCAACGACCGGCTGAAGAAGGCCATGCTGCAG TCTGACCAGATGAACGTGGAGCTGGCCGGGGAGCGCAGCACCTGTCAGCGGGTGGAGGGCGCTCGCTGTCAACTGGAGCGTCAGAACAaggagctgaagctgaagcTACAGGAGCTGGAGGGAACCGTCAAGTCCAAGTACAAGGCCAACATGGCCGCCCTGGAGGCCAAGTTGgctcagctggaggagcagctggacaTGGAGACCAG agagaggcagggagcCACTAAGCTGGTGAGAC
- the LOC134878206 gene encoding myosin-9-like isoform X1 encodes MSAADKFLYVDRNPVNNPLAQADWATKKLVWVPSERLGFECGSVKEERGDECVVELADSGKKIRVNKDDIQKMNPPKFSKVEDMAELTCLNEASVLHNLKERYYSGLIYTYSGLFCVVINPYKNLPIYSEEIVDMYKGKKRHEMPPHIYAITDTSYRSMMQDREDQSILCTGESGAGKTENTKKVIQYLAHVASSHKTKKDQNSSILSHGELEKQLLQANPILEAFGNAKTVKNDNSSRFGKFIRINFDVNGYIVGANIETYLLEKSRAIRQAKDERTFHIFYYLLTGAGDKLRSELLLENYNNYRFLSNGNVTIPGQQDKDLFTETLEAFKIMSIPEDEQIGLLKVVASVLQLGNMSFKKERHTDQASMPDNTAAQKVSHLMGMNVTDFTRAILSPRIKVGRDYVQKAQTQEQAEFAVEALAKATYERMFRWLVMRINKALDKTKRQGASFIGILDIAGFEIFELNSFEQLCINYTNEKLQQLFNHTMFILEQEEYQREGIEWSFIDFGLDLQPCIDLIEKPASPPGILALLDEECWFPKATDKSFVEKVLQEQGTHPKFFKPKKLKDEADFCVIHYAGKVDYKADEWLMKNMDPLNDNVASLLNQSTDKFVSELWKDVDRIVGLDKVSMADMPGAFKTRKGMFRTVGQLYKEQLSKLMATLRNTNPNFVRCIIPNHEKKAGKLDPHLVLDQLRCNGVLEGIRICRQGFPNRIVFQEFRQRYEILTPNSIPKGFMDGKQACVLMIKSLELDPNLYRIGQSKVFFRAGVLAHLEEERDMKITDIIISFQAWCRGYVARKAFAKRQQQLTAMKVIQRNCAAYLKLRNWQWWRLFTKVKPLLQVSRQEEEMQAKDDELSKVKEKHLYAETQLREMEEKQHQLSAEKMALQEQLQAETELCAEAEEMRARLAARKQELEEILHDLEARVEEEEERAAQLSGERKKMQQNIGDLEQQLDEEEAARQKLQLEKVTLEAKMKKVEEDVMVLDDQNSKLNKEKKLLEERISEFTTNLTEEEEKSKSLQKLKTKHEAMITDLEDRLRREEKQRQELEKNRRKLDGDFNEIHDQIAELQAQIAELRAQLAKKEEELQAALARIEEEAAQKNLAQKKIREMEAQLSELQEDLELERQARTKAEKHRRDLGEELEALKTELEDTLDSTAAQQELRTKRETEVAHLKKTLDDEAKIHEQQLGEMRQKHSQAFDELNEQLEQAKRNKVSMEKAKQALESERNELAIEAQTLMQGKGDSEHRRKKAESLVQELQLKFSESERQRLEQAEKLAKSQAELESVSAVLCDVEGKSVKATKDCSAVESQLQDIQELLQEETRQKLSNSTRLRQLEDEQNNLREQLEEEEEAKKNVEKQLMTVQAQLLEMKKKVEQDAGSLETAEEAKKRYQRDLEASNQRLEEKCAAFEKLDKTKTRVQQELDDLLVDQDHLRQIVSNLEKKQKKFDQMLAEEKNISARYAEERDKAEAEAREKETRALALTRELDSLMDLKEETDRNNKLLRAEMEDLVSSTDDVGKSVHELEKAKRAMEQQLEEMKTQLEELEDELQGTEDAKLRLEVNMQAMKAQYERDLSGRDEMGEEKKRALVKQVREMEMELEDERKQRSAAVASRKKLELDLKELEVGIDMANKNRDEALKQLKKLQAQMKDLIRELEDTRMSREEILAQSKETEKKLKGMEAEMLQMQEELAAAERVKRQAQQERDELQDEINSQATKNAQVVEERRRLEARIAQLEEELEEEQCNTELTNDRLKKAMLQSDQMNVELAGERSTCQRVEGARCQLERQNKELKLKLQELEGTVKSKYKANMAALEAKLAQLEEQLDMETRERQGATKLVRRTEKKLKEVILQVDDERRNTEQYKDQVDKLNSRMKQLKRQLEEAEEEAQRANANRRKLQRELEDATESADSMTREVSTLKNKLRRGDLPFTVRRTVPRTGIESDEESETKSETPESPKP; translated from the exons ATGTCGGCCGCAGACAAGTTCCTGTACGTGGACCGCAACCCGGTCAACAACCCGCTGGCACAGGCCGACTGGGCCACCAAGAAGCTGGTATGGGTTCCCTCGGAGCGCCTGGGCTTCGAGTGCGGCTCCGTGAAGGAGGAGCGCGGCGACGAGTGCGTGGTGGAGCTGGCCGACTCTGGGAAGAAGATCCGCGTCAACAAGGACGACATCCAGAAGATGAACCCGCCCAAGTTCAGCAAGGTGGAGGACATGGCCGAGCTCACCTGCCTGAACGAGGCGTCGGTGCTGCACAACCTGAAGGAGAGATACTACTCGGGTCTCATATAC ACATACTCCGGCCTCTTCTGTGTCGTGATTAACCCGTACAAGAACCTGCCCATCTACTCGGAGGAGATCGTCGACATGTACAAGGGCAAGAAGAGGCACGAAATGCCGCCTCACATCTATGCCATCACTGACACGTCTTACAGAAGCATGATGCAGG ATCGTGAGGACCAGTCCATTCTTTGCAC AGGAGAATCCGGTGCCGGTAAGACGGAGAACACCAAGAAGGTGATCCAGTATCTGGCTCACGTTGCCTCCTCTCACAAGACCAAGAAAGATCAG AACAGCTCGATCCTGTCACAT GGGGAGCtggagaagcagctgctgcaggctaACCCCATCCTGGAAGCCTTCGGAAACGCCAAGACCGTCAAAAACGACAACTCTTCCCGATTC GGAAAATTCATCAGGATCAACTTTGATGTCAACGGTTACATCGTTGGGGCCAATATTGAAACTT ACCTGTTGGAGAAATCCCGTGCCATTCGCCAGGCCAAAGACGAGAGGACCTTCCATATCTTCTACTACCTCCTCACGGGGGCAGGGGACAAACTGCGAA GTGAGCTCCTCCTGGAGAACTACAACAACTACCGCTTCCTCTCCAACGGGAACGTGACAATTCCCGGGCAGCAGGACAAGGACCTGTTCACAGAGACTCTGGAGGCCTTCAAGATCATGAGCATCCCCGAGGATGAGCAGATTG gcTTGTTGAAGGTGGTGgcctctgtgctgcagctcgGAAACATGAGCTTCAAGAAGGAGCGCCACACGGACCAGGCCTCCATGCCAGACAACACCG CTGCCCAGAAAGTGAGCCACCTGATGGGCATGAACGTCACAGACTTCACCCGGGCCATCCTGTCCCCCAGGATCAAGGTGGGCCGAGACTACGTGCAGAAAGCTCAGACTCAGGAGCAGGCGGAGTTCGCCGTGGAGGCTTTAGCCAAGGCCACGTACGAGAGGATGTTCCGCTGGCTCGTCATGAGGATCAACAAAGCTCTGGACAAAACCAAGAGGCAGGGAGCCTCCTTCATCGGCATCCTGGACATCGCCGGGTTTGAGATCTTTGAG CTGAACTCCTTCGAGCAGCTGTGCATCAACTACACCAAcgagaagctgcagcagctcttcaaccaCACCATGTTCAtcctggagcaggaggagtaccAGAGGGAGGGCATCGAGTGGAGCTTCATCGACTTCGGCCTCGACCTGCAGCCCTGCATCGACCTCATCGAGAAACCC GCCAGCCCCCCCGGTATCCTCGCCCTGCTGGATGAGGAGTGCTGGTTTCCCAAAGCCACCGACAAGAGCTTTGTGGAGAAGGTCCTCCAGGAGCAGGGCACTCACCCCAAGTTCTTCAAGCCGAAGAAACTGAAGGACGAAGCCGACTTCTGCGTCATCCATTACGCCGGCAAG GTGGACTACAAGGCCGACGAGTGGCTGATGAAGAACATGGACCCTCTGAACGACAACGTGGCTTCACTGCTCAACCAGTCCACCGACAAGTTTGTGTCTGAGCTCTGGAAGGACG TGGACCGCATCGTGGGTCTGGATAAAGTCTCCATGGCCGACATGCCCGGTGCCTTCAAGACCCGTAAAGGCATGTTCCGCACCGTGGGCCAGCTGTACAAAGAGCAGCTGTCCAAACTCATGGCCACCCTGAGGAACACCAACCCCAACTTTGTCCGCTGCATCATCCCCAACCACGAGAAGAAG GCCGGTAAACTGGACCCCCATCTGGTTCTGGACCAGCTGAGGTGCAACGGTGTGCTGGAGGGGATCCGTATCTGCAGACAGGGCTTCCCCAACCGCATCGTCTTCCAGGAGTTCAGACAGAg gtaTGAAATCCTCACCCCCAACTCCATCCCTAAGGGCTTCATGGATGGAAAGCAGGCCTGTGTGCTCATG ATCAAAAGCCTGGAGCTGGACCCCAACCTGTACCGGATCGGGCAGAGCAAAGTGTTCTTCAGAGCCGGAGTCCTGGCTCACCTGGAGGAGGAGCGAGACATGAAGATCACCGACATCATCATCAGCTTCCAGGCCTGGTGCCGAGGATACGTGGCCCGCAA GGCTTTTGCCaagaggcagcagcagctgacGGCCATGAAGGTGATCCAGAGGAACTGCGCCGCGTATCTGAAGCTCAGGAACTGGCAGTGGTGGAGACTCTTCACCAAG GTGAAGCCTCTGCTGCAGGTGAGCcggcaggaggaggagatgcaGGCCAAGGACGACGAGCTGTCGAAGGTGAAGGAGAAGCATCTGTACGCTGAGACGCAGCTCCGTGAGATGGAGGAGAAACAGCACCAG CTGAGTGCGGAGAAGATGGctctgcaggagcagctgcaggcgGAGACGGAGCTCTGCGCCGAGGCCGAGGAGATGAGAGCCCGTCTGGCGGCCAGgaagcaggagctggaggagatccTGCATGACCTGGAGGCccgggtggaggaggaggaggagcgcgCCGCCCAGCTGTCTGGCGAGAGGAAGAAGATGCAGCAAAACATCGGG GActtggagcagcagctggacgaGGAGGAAGCAGCCAGGCAGAAGCTCCAGCTGGAGAAGGTCACTCTGGAGGCCAAGATgaagaaggtggaggaggacgTGATGGTGCTGGACGACCAGAACAGCAAGTTAAACAAG GAGAagaagctgctggaggagaggatCTCTGAGTTCACCACCAAcctgacggaggaggaggagaaatcCAAGAGTCTGCAGAAACTCAAGACCAAACACGAGGCCATGATCACAGACCTGGAGG ACCGCCTGCGCAGGGAGGAGAAGCAGCGCCAGGAGCTTGAGAAGAACCGACGCAAGCTGGACGGCGACTTCAACGAGATCCACGACCAGATCGccgagctgcaggctcagatcGCCGAGCTCCGCGCTCAACTCGccaagaaggaggaggagctaCAGGCTGCTTTGGCCAG GATCGAGGAGGAGGCGGCTCAGAAGAACCTTGCCCAGAAGAAGATCCGAGAGATGGAGGCTCAGCTGTCGGAGCTGCAGGAGGATCTGGAGCTGGAGAGGCAGGCTCGCACCAAGGCGGAGAAACACCGCCGAGACCTGGGGGAGGAGCTGGAGGCCCTGAAGACGGAGCTGGAGGACACGCTGGACTCCACCGCTGCCCAGCAGGAACTCAG GACTAAGCGTGAGACCGAGGTGGCTCATCTGAAGAAGACTCTGGACGACGAGGCCAAAATTCACGAGCAGCAGCTGGGGGAGATGAGGCAGAAGCACAGCCAGGCCTTCGACGAGCTCAACgagcagctggagcaggccAAGAGG AACAAAGTGTCCATGGAAAAGGCGAAGCAGGCTCTGGAGTCGGAAAGGAACGAGCTGGCCATCGAGGCCCAGACGCTGATGCAGGGGAAGGGAGACTCCGAGCACCGCAGGAAGAAGGCAGAGAGTCTGGtgcaggagctgcagctcaAGTTCTCCGAGAGCGAGCGCCAGAGGCTGGAGCAGGCCGAGAAGTTGGCCAAATCCCAG GCTGAACTGGAGAGCGTGAGCGCTGTGCTGTGTGATGTGGAGGGAAAATCCGTCAAGGCCACTAAAGACTGCTCTGCTGTGGAGTCCCAGCTGCAGGACATTCag GAGCTGCTCCAGGAGGAGACCCGTCAGAAGCTGTCCAACAGCACCCGTCTGCGTCAGCTGGAGGACGAGCAGAACAACCTGagggagcagctggaggaggaggaggaggccaaGAAGAACGTGGAGAAGCAGCTGATGACCGTCCAGGCTCag ctcctggagatgaagaagaaggtGGAGCAGGACGCAGGGTCTCTGGAGACGGCCGAGGAGGCGAAGAAGAGATACCAGCGAGACCTGGAGGCTTCCAACCAGCGCCTGGAGGAGAAATGTGCCGCCTTCGAGAAGCTGGACAAAACCAAGACGCGTGTGCAGCAGGAGCTGGACGACTTGCTGGTGGACCAGGACCACCTCCGCCAGATCGTCTCCAACCtggagaagaagcagaagaagttTGACCAG ATGCTGGCTGAGGAGAAGAACATCTCGGCCCGTTATGCAGAGGAGCGAGACAAAGCTGAGGCCGAGGCCCGAGAGAAGGAGACCCGGGCTCTGGCTCTGACCCGCGAGCTGGACTCTCTGATGGACCTCAAGGAGGAAACGGACCGCAACAACAAGCTGCTGCGCGCCGAGATGGAGGACCTGGTCTCCTCCACGGACGACGTCGGCAAGAGC GTGCACGAGCTGGAGAAGGCCAAGCGTGCgatggagcagcagctggaggagatgaagacgcagctggaggagctggaggacgaGCTGCAGGGGACCGAGGACGCCAAGCTGCGTCTGGAGGTTAACATGCAGGCCATGAAGGCTCAGTACGAGAGGGACCTGTCCGGGAGAGACGAGAtgggggaggagaagaagagagcgCTGGTCAAACAG GTGcgggagatggagatggagctGGAGGACGAGAGGAAGCAGCGCTCTGCAGCCGTGGCCTCCAGGAAGAAGCTGGAGCTGGACCTGAAGGAGCTGGAGGTCGGCATCGACATGGCTAACAAGAACAGGGACGAGGCCCTGAAGCAGCTGAAGAAACTCCAG GCCCAGATGAAGGACCTGATCCGAGAGCTGGAGGACACTCGCATGTCCCGAGAGGAGATCCTGGCTCAGAGCAAGGAGACGGAGAAGAAGCTGAAGGGCATGGAGGCGGAGATGCTGCAGATGCAGGAG GAGCTGGCAGCTGCAGAGCGAGTGAAGAGGCAGGCGCAGCAGGAGAGAGACGAGCTGCAGGATGAGATCAACAGCCAGGCCACCAAGAA tgctcaggtggtggaggagaggcGGCGTCTGGAGGCTCGTATCgctcagctggaggaggagttGGAGGAGGAGCAGTGCAACACGGAGCTGACCAACGACCGGCTGAAGAAGGCCATGCTGCAG TCTGACCAGATGAACGTGGAGCTGGCCGGGGAGCGCAGCACCTGTCAGCGGGTGGAGGGCGCTCGCTGTCAACTGGAGCGTCAGAACAaggagctgaagctgaagcTACAGGAGCTGGAGGGAACCGTCAAGTCCAAGTACAAGGCCAACATGGCCGCCCTGGAGGCCAAGTTGgctcagctggaggagcagctggacaTGGAGACCAG agagaggcagggagcCACTAAGCTGGTGAGAC